Proteins encoded together in one Psilocybe cubensis strain MGC-MH-2018 chromosome 8, whole genome shotgun sequence window:
- a CDS encoding Acetyl-coenzyme A transferase nodX, which yields MESYSVPAESLKLLHEGIIQNPLHAFLPTEIKEASKYIEFIGTDDPSIPINWRFAESISSIKGFQASMLNVLLKKKYGVDYQRVVINTDHAQLFIMSQFLPVIDPLGEKISPRDLEYRKYFPDGDIYKGMDGTPLIAAATNIYKTKDGRFYHVHTSMNAGPVERALKVFPEEEKVTDFAGGCAVYQEKVSKLTAEELDTLMNDKYRQAGTICWSTEEYLNSEHGKANAHVGLYELHHIPNPKQAPGWWTPVDGRTYPSRPLYGLKVLELARIIAAPTVTRDLAELGASVMRITSPDVSDLTVLLCDLAWGKWNAHLDLTKPEDRSRLKALIEESDVIVDGYRPGAMEKWGFGKNDILELFKGKERGIIYLRENCYGWNGPWAYRSGWQQISDACCGVSLEYGRAMGNDEPVTPGFPNSDCSTGVSGATAVLQALIEKSEKGGSFVIDAALNYYSQWLVNSCSTYPSEVWKKTWASYGNPVFRNTDNMVIVTLPSYLRMLQEHKAAVMNPDFFETRENRALGVPVKTVKPILTFPEGMVKPGYNIGSRGNGVDQPIWPEDLAEEVVGRY from the exons ATGGAATCGTACTCTGTTCCTGCCGAGAGCCTGAAATTGCTTCATGAAGGCATTATACAGAACCCGTTGCACGctttcttgcccacagaaaTCAAAGAGGCTTCAAAATACATCGAATTCATTGGTACAGATGATCCCAGCATTCCGATCAACTGGCGTTTTGCAGAAAGCATTTCTTCTATCAAGGGATTCCAGGCTTCAATGCTGAATGTCCtcttgaagaaaaaatatgGAGTTGACTATCAAAGGGTTGTCATTAACAC AGACCATGCACAACTGTTCATCATGTCCCAGTTTTTGCCTGTCATTGACCCTTTGGGAGAAAAGATAAGCCCTCGAGATCTTGAGTACAGGAAGTATTTCCCGGATGGCGACATTTACAAAGGCATGGATGGGACTCCTTTGATAGCGGCAGCAACCAATATATACAAAACCAAGGACGGGCGCTTCTATCACGTCCATA CTAGTATGAACGCCGGCCCCGTTGAAAGGGCATTGAAAGTCTTCcccgaagaagaaaaagtgaCCGACTTCGCTGGAGGCTGCGCGGTGTACCAGGAGAAAGTATCCAAATTGACGGCCGAAGAACTTGACACTCTCATGAACGACAAATATCGACAAGCAGGCACGATCTGCTGGTCCACCGAGGAGTATTTAAACTCTGAGCACGGAAAGGCGAACGCGCATGTGGGGTTGTACGAGTTGCATCATATCCCAAATCCCAAACAAGCGCCCGGGTGGTGGACACCCGTTGATGGCCGCACCTATCCATCGCGCCCCCTGTATGGGTTGAAAGTTCTCGAACTCGCGCGCATAATTGCTGCTCCCACTGTCACGCGTGATTTGGCTGAGTTAGGTGCCAGTGTCATGCGTATTACTTCTCCAGACGTCTCCGACTTGACAGTCCTGCTATGCGACCTTGCTTGGGGCAAATGGAATGCGCATCTTGACCTTACGAAGCCAGAAGATCGTTCCAGATTGAAAGCGCTTATTGAGGAAAGCGATGTAATCGTTGACGGTTACCGACCTGGAGCCATGGAAAAATGGGGATTTGGCAAAAATGATATTTTGGAGCTCTTCaaagggaaggaaagagGCATTATCTACCTCCGCGAGAATTGTTATGGGTGGAATGGTCCTTGGGCTTATCGTTCTGGTTGGCAACAAATCAGCGATGCG TGTTGTGGCGTATCTTTGGAATATGGAAGGGCAATGGGTAACGATGAGCCAGTGACGCCTGGGTTCCCTAACTCCGATTGCAG TACTGGAGTAAGCGGAGCTACTGCAGTGCTTCAAGCACTGATAGAGAAGTCAGAGAAGGGTGGCTCGTTCGTCATTGAT GCTGCATTGAACTACTATTCTCAGTGGCTCGTCAACTCTTGCTCTACTTATCCCTCTGAGGTTTGGAAAAAAACATGGGCAAGTTACGGAAACCCCGTATTTCGCAATACCGACAACATGGTCATAGTAACTCTTCCATCATACTTGCGCATGCTACAGGAGCACAAAGCCGCTGTTATGAATCCCGACTTCTTTGAGACTCGCGAAAACCGAGCTCTTGGAGTTCCTGTGAAAACAGTCAAGCCTATTCTTACGTTTCCAGAGGGCATGGTCAAACCTGGATATAATATTGGCTCAAGGGGAAATGGAGTCGACCAGCCAATTTGGCCGGAGGATTTGGCTGAAGAAGTTGTTGGGCGCTACTGA
- a CDS encoding putative mannosyl-oligosaccharide alpha-1,2-mannosidase 1B, with product MNTSPVQCDTQPLLPSNTEVNPVPETSTSASGAAIGKRKERDEGEHGTRSDYEWIADTNVTIWKGEESVLEHTSDATPSSSSTNPNVEDSDTSVVKCEVHIPKKPRLDAAAVSAQTAQLFEPGGSLASKTDPSSSLESKPCGILSLPLELLAEIMILTGSPQHVLATARTSKTLCDTLLSPDAEFIWREARKGSGCVFEVQNSMFVHLGKETFSLPEPPKQFFGEPAYAAFVFDSGNCEACGNETAMLYQSFALRFRLCKKQSCLSSRSLKPVRRGDNNIVDPATAIIPTNEASSLDDKVSYNSGSIWPNTTRSYCRPAAWEEAVRFHSTYSSRDNYNEMYRRRQERNLEWMKLCVQLYNWNRARTLIFKRNVESNENTTKILASKYGWERGELLNTDFGHYLRYKNKVIERINEIDVRVLRDNIESRLLALTEKRDRRNGEVALMNGRKDVEKAYQHLRSSKEYPYLPSLATFRKLPVVAMLQSAETPSSTGTVFDSLTKDKTVKDLLISQLKKWVDSAKSDFGVILGFPKNWKTASKNILHPVERVTARFLCTRCPRLDTKYRPDESLDFAGACLHECFVGNAKHARLRTGKKSVWDSKNFVKDDKAINVLKKAVSALGFAEDRDGGNYLLQVGFALVCTSCDPSMVLDSRSIIGHSHRHEDMQCSFTTPLDDIVGYMGGFPYEYGLVKKLLVPTTPPPIIKQEIDKKNYGCRHCLRDKQVKAAALAAAASTNDDATANGAAPGIPAAAIHPTSASANLAAMRGPQIQLSALVYRPHDLGVEGPHDKPPPLTNFNGMRSHLKSKEENRFGTPPRRLLKETFADCLALSENFVVSPPTIPVNRIANLTMVAYHTFIFALGAFLSLPQDVCANYVQKQGLVAPPQASQYKDAVKAMFTDSYSVYKQYAWGHDDVSPISKSFRDGRNGWGASIVDAMTTMKIMDLDDLFLEAVEFASNIDFSESNTEDTVSVFESTIRYIGGLLSSYELSGKQYPALVNKAKQLADKLSFAWVGTNDIPFGHIDFSNDTPQNEVTNIAEAGTLTLEWAVLSKYVGDDKYRKLAEKSARHIVQGPAPLPGLPGQGVDPASGLPVGKYVTWGGGSDSYFEYLIKYPRLNNTLDALFVDSWRTAVDSSIHTLLKRSTVGNYTYLADYDDNGNIVHISSHLACFHGGNWLLGGRLLKNQTLVDIGLDLVDACWNTYTSTSTGIGPEVFAFRSADGGYTGGNPMTLSQSTFYQEHGFYTTVADYVLRPEVLESNFYAWRVTGDSKYVDRAIAAVQSFQKYLKVPGNGVTGYAGLMDVNDSSSDRVDDTESFWFAEVLKYLYLTLDDPSKISLDKYVFNTEAHPFEVPAAADTYGSGGYVPHNPPTQTAPGTLPLVSSLPAIPKLTDYGLLNAVANGIAAIL from the exons ATGAACACTTCACCTGTGCAATGCGACACTCAACCACTTCTTCCTTCAAACACTGAGGTGAATCCGGTCCCCGAAACAAGCACTTCTGCTTCAGGGGCTGCGAttgggaaaagaaaagaaagggatgAAGGTGAGCATGGCACAAGGTCAGATTATGAATGGATAGCCGACACTAATGTTACGATATGGAAAGGAGAAGAGAGTGTATTGGAACACACATCCGACGCGACGCCATCTTCGTCCTCTACAAACCCTAATGTTGAAGATTCCGACACGTCTGTTGTTAAATGCGAAGTGCACATTCCCAAGAAACCTCGTCTCGATGCTGCAGCAGTTTCGGCTCAGACCGCACAGCTTTTTGAACCCGGTGGCTCCCTGGCTAGCAAGACCGAtccttcttcgtctttgGAATCTAAACCATGTGGCATTTTATCATTGCCATTGGAACTCCTGGCCGAAATCATGATACTGACAGGATCGCCTCAACACGTCCTTGCTACAGCAAGAACCTCCAAAACTTTATGCGACACACTGTTGAGTCCTGACGCCGAGTTCATCTGGCGCGAAGCTAGAAAAGGCTCTGGATGTGTATTTGAAGTTCAAAACTCTATGTTTGTACATCTCGGTAAAGAGACTTTTTCGCTACCTGAACCTCCAAAGCAATTTTTTGGAGAGCCTGCATATGCTGCCTTTGTATTTGATTCTGGCAACTGCGAA GCATGCGGTAATGAAACTGCAATGTTGTATCAATCATTTGCCCTCAGATTTCGACTGTGCAAGAAG CAATCTTGC CTATCCAGCAGATCTCTAAAACCAGTGCGGCGTGGTGACAACAATATTGTTGATCCCGCAACTGCGATTATACCAACAAACGAAGCTTCGTCTCTGGATG ATAAAGTTTCCTATAATTCTGGTTCTATCT GGCCTAATACAACTAGATCATACTGCCGTCCAGCAGCATGGGAGGAAGCTGTCAGATTCCACTCTACGTATTCATCCAGAGACAATTACAACGAG ATGTACAGGCGACGCCAAGAACGTAACTTGGAGTGGATGAAG CTTTGTGTTCAGTTGTATAATTGGAATAGAGCGAGAACTTTGATCTTCAAGCGAAACGTAGAATCTAATGAAAATAC GACCAAGATCTTAGCGTCCAAGTATGGTTGGGAACGAGGAGAGCTTCTTAATACGGACTTTGGACACTACTTAAGATACAAAAACAAGGTTATCGAGAGGATCAATGAAATTG ACGTTAGAGTCCTGCGGGATAATATTGAATCCAGGCTTCTTGCTCTGACCGAAAAACGCGATCGGAGAAACGGAGAAGTGGCCTTGATGAATGGCAGGAAAGATGTAGAAAAAGCGTATCAGCACCTTCGATCAAGCAAGGAGTATCCCTATCTTCCGTCTCTCGCGACGTTCCGTAAACTTCCCGTGGTAGCTATGCTACAGTCTGCTGAAACCCCATCATCGACCGGGACCGTTTTCGATTCATTGACCAAGGATAAGACGGTTAAAGATCTTCTCATCAGTCAGCTGAAAAAGTGGGTCGACAGCGCCAAGAGCGACTTCGGTGTTATCCTCGGTTTCCCCAAGAATTGGAAGACCGCTAGCAAGAATATTTTACACCCTGTGGAGAGGGTAACAGCTCGTTTTTTGTGCACGCGATGCCCGAGGCTAGACACTAAATATCGGCCCGATGAAAGTCTTGATTTTGCGGGGGCATGTCTGCACGAATGTTTCGTCGGAAATGCAAAGCATGCTAGATTGAGGACAGGTAAAAAATCTGTTTGGGATTCGAAGAATTTTGTTAAGGATGACAAG GCTATCAATGTTTTGAAGAAAGCTGTCAGCGCTCTTGGTTTTGCTGAAGACCGGGACGGAGGCAACTACCTCCTCCAAGTTGGCTTCGCTCTTGTATGTACATCCTGCGACCCTTCCATGGTCTTAGATTCGCGCAGCATC ATTGGACATAGTCACCGACACGAAGATATGCAGTGTTCATTCACTACTCCCCTGGACGATATTGTCGGCTACATGGGCGGTTTCCCTTACGAATACGGACTAGTAAAGAAGCTCCTTGTCCccacaacaccaccacccatAATCAAACAAGAGATCGATAAGAAGAATTATGGCTGCAGGCACTGTCTTAGGGACAAACAAGTCAAGGCTGCTGCTCTGGCTGCTGCCGCTTCTACTAATGACGATGCTACCGCAAACGGTGCCGCTCCAGGTATACCAGCTGCAGCAATACATCCTACTTCCGCGAGCGCCAATTTAGCGGCCATGCGTGGCCCTCAAATCCAGCTTTCTGCCTTGGTATATCGCCCGCATGATCTCGGAGTTGAAGGTCCACACGACAAACCCCCTCCTTTGACTAATTTCAACGGAATGAGGTCTCACTTAAAATCGAA GGAGGAAAACAGATTTGGTACGCCACCTCGTCGACTGTTAAAAGAGACGTTTGCCGACTGCCTCGCCTTGTCAGAAAACTTCGTTGTTTCCCCCCCAACTATTCCAGTAAACCGTATTGCCAACCTCACCATGGTGGCGTACCACACATTCATTTTTGCTCTTGGAGCTTTCCTCTCATTACCTCAAGACGTGTGTGCCAACTATGTTCAGAAGCAAGGTCTTGTTGCACCTCCCCAAGCATCTCAGTACAAAGATGCTGTCAAGGCGATGTTCACGGATAGTTATTCCGTTTACAA ACAATATGCTTGGGGTCATGACGATGTGTCCCCAATCAGTAAAA GTTTTCGTGACGGTCGTAATGGATGGG GTGCTTCTATTGTTGATGCGATGACCACGATG AAAATAATGGATCTTGAT GACCTCTTCCTTGAAGCAGTGGAATTTGCATCGAATATCGACTTCAGCGAATCGAACACGGAGGATACTGTCAG TGTGTTCGAATCCACCATTCGGTACATAGGAGGACTTCTAAGTTCTTATGAACTCAGTGGAAAACAGTACCCAGCTCTTGTGAATAAAGCGAAGCAGTTAGCGGATAAGTTATCCTTCGCTTGGGTTGGG ACAAATGACATTCCTTTCGGTCACATTGATTTTAGCAACGATACTCCCCAAAACGAAGTT ACCAACATCGCAGAAGCTGGAACT CTAACCCTTGAATGGGCGGTTCTTAGCAAATATGTCGGGGATGACAAGTACAGGAAACTTGCTGAGAAGTCGGCCCGACACATTGTTCAAGGGCCTGCCCCTCTCCCGGGGCTTCCTGGCCAAGGAGTTGATCCAGCTTCCGGCCTGCCTGTTGGAAAATATGTT ACATGGGGAGGGGGCTCTGACAGTTATTTCGAATATCTTATCAAATATCCTCGTCTTAATAATACCCTCGATGCTCTTTTTGTGGATTCCTGGAGAACGGCGGTCGATTCATCAATTCATACTCTACTCAAA CGCTCGACAGTGGGCAACTATACCTATTTGGCTGACTACGATGATAATGGAAACATCGTTCATATAAGCTCACATCTGGCTTGCTTCCATGGTGGAAATTGGTTACTTG GTGGTCGACTTCTCAAAAATCAGACATTGGTTGACATAGGCCTCGATCTTGTTGACGCTTGTTGGAACACTTATACCTCCACTTC CACTGGAATTGGTCCTGAGGTCTTCGCATTCCGGTCGGCTGACGGTGGATATACCGGGGGCAACCCAATGACACTGTCGCAGTCCACTTTCTATCAAGAACACGGATTTTATACCACCGTAGCTGACTACGTACTCCGGCCCGAGGTTTTGGAGTCTAACTTTTACGCATGGAGAGTAACGGGCGATAGCAAATACGTCGACCGAGCCATCGCTGCCGTGCAGAGCTTCCAAAAATATCTCAAAGTACCAGGAAACGGAGTTACTGGGTACGCCGGTCTTATGGATGTTAATGACAGCAGTTCAGACAGGGTTGACGACACGGAGAGCTTCTGGTTTGCAGAGGTTCTTAAGTATCT GTACTTGACACTCGACGATCCATCGAAAATTAGTTTGGATAAAT ATGTCTTCAATACAGAGGCGCATCCATTCGAGGTACCTGCTGCCGCTGACACTTATGGTTCTGGTGGGTATGTTCCTCACAACCCCCCTACCCAAACTGCCCCGGGTACTTTACCGCTTGTTAGCTCTCTCCCTGCGATACCGAAATTAACAGATTACGGCCTGCTGAACGCTGTGGCAAATGGAATAGCGGCTATTCTGTAG
- a CDS encoding putative mannosyl-oligosaccharide alpha-1,2-mannosidase 1B, whose translation MKLLRQSSIQLLLTTATFAAPVQHPGIVLPPSARGNRDAVQKIFTDSYAAYKKFAFGHDDLSPLSQSFSDGRNGWGATIVDAMSTMHIMGLNDLFEEAVNFSSKIDFSKSQTPDTVSIFETTIRYLGGLLSSYELSNQQFPILLEKAKEVGDKLTFGWVGNNDVPFGFLDFSTNTPNIGSTSNIAEAGTLTLEFETLSKHTGNQTYANLALKSVTHIANLPAPLPGLAAQGIDPDNGQFVGGYVTWGGGSDSYFEYLIKHARLSNTNDNLFADTWHTAVDSSIKTLLRTSTVGNHVYLADFDDSRTIRHIGSHLACFHGGNWLLGGRMLNNDTIVKVALDLIDGCWNTYAGDATGIGPEAFAFISSDGNFTGNGLPSADQLAFYEQHGYYITASDYILRPEVLESNFYAFRVTGDSKYLDRAASAVASFNKFLQTPTGFAGLNDVNDVNSSKIDDTESFWFAEVLKYLYLTFDDPNHISLDNFVFNTEAHPFVAPPAKPVYGSTIRPPTAPFTLRKGPPLPAISPNPKLPQPIKVPPQ comes from the exons ATGAAGTTACTTCGCCAGTCATCGATCCAGCTTCTTCTGACTACGGCCACTTTTGCGGCTCCTGTTCAACACCCGGGCATCGTTCTGCCGCCTAGTGCTCGTGGTAACCGCGACGCTGTCCAAAAAATCTTCACCGACAGCTATGCAGCTTACAA GAAATTTGCTTTTGGTCATGATGATCTCTCTCCTTTAAGTCAAT CATTCTCCGACGGTCGTAATGGCTGGG GCGCCACAATCGTCGATGCTATGAGTACAATG CATATCATGGGGCTGAAC GATCTATTTGAAGAAGCCGTCAACTTCTCGAGCAAAATAGATTTCAGCAAATCCCAGACACCTGATACTGTTAG TATATTCGAGACCACCATTCGCTATCTCGGAGGTCTCCTGAGCTCGTATGAGCTAAGTAATCAACAATTCCCGATTCTCCTCGAGAAAGCGAAAGAGGTAGGGGATAAACTCACCTTTGGTTGGGTAGGG AATAACGATGTTCCATTTGGGTTCCTTGATTTCTCGACGAATACGCCCAATATTGGAAGCACC TCCAACATTGCCGAAGCAGGCACC CTAACTCTTGAATTCGAAACCCTTAGCAAGCATACAGGTAACCAAACGTATGCGAATTTGGCCCTCAAGTCTGTGACCCACATCGCGAATCTT CCGGCCCCTCTACCAG GTTTGGCTGCCCAAGGCATTGATCCGGATAACGGGCAGTTTGTAGGCGGCTACGTC ACTTGGGGAGGAGGATCCGATAGTTATTTTGAATACCTCATCAAGCACGCTCGCCTGTCAAATACCAACGACAACTTGTTTGCAGATACGTGGCACACCGCTGTTGACTCTTCTATTAAGACCTTGCTGCGG ACCTCAACGGTCGGAAACCACGTCTATCTTGCGGACTTCGATGACTCCAGGACAATCCGCCATATCGGCTCTCACCTGGCTTGCTTCCACGGAGGGAATTGGCTACTTG GTGGACGCATGTTAAACAACGACACCATCGTCAAAGTTGCGCTCGACTTGATAGACGGGTGCTGGAACACCTATGCTGGGGATGC TACTGGGATTGGTCCAGAAGCCTTTGCATTCATTTCTTCAGACGGGAACTTCACTGGAAACGGTCTTCCTAGCGCCGATCAACTAGCATTTTACGAGCAGCACGGCTACTATATCACAGCCTCCGATTATATCCTTCGCCCAGAAGTTCTTGAATCCAACTTCTATGCTTTCCGCGTAACTGGTGACTCTAAATACCTGGACCGTGCAGCAAGTGCGGTAGCCAGCTTCAACAAATTCTTGCAGACACCCACAGGCTTTGCTGGTTTGAACGACGTCAATGACGTCAACTCCAGCAAAATCGACGACACTGAGAGTTTCTGGTTCGCCGAAGTTCTAAAATATTT ATACCTCACATTTGACGACCCCAACCACATTAGCCTTGATAATT TTGTCTTCAATACTGAGGCACACCCATTCGTTGCTCCACCAGCCAAACCAGTCTATGGCAGTACTATCAGGCCACCAACTGCTCCCTTCACGCTAAGGAAGGGACCTCCTTTGCCAGCCATCAGTCCAAACCCCAAACTTCCTCAACCCATCAAGGTCCCTCCTCAGTAA
- a CDS encoding hypothetical protein (Uncharacterized protein C1604.06c), which produces MMFDGFSSVIPRTTLLSNHPTNDYPNVPVNLLSILERLSTFPTEESELNAWWVAEFSAKPPKPKASKKSSINAEMSSDDEASPKTGEEEENDDWRKFFEDEPLAVDGKKGSGQRLHMMTIHQSLHSLSSHRAVFTRAWLTLLPRLAVPGNIEKNKALATRALNLMHRSVMPHLTRPVLVMDWIGACVDIGGSVGLLALNALFVLIKEYNLDYPSFYTRLYAFLDRDVLHLKHRSRFFRLTELFLSSTHLPSALLASFVKKLSRLSITAPPAAIVMVIPFTYNMLKKHPALMVMIHRADVDDSNDPFLPDETNPMLTNALSSSLWELISHSSHYHAPVSTMCKIFSEAFTKPGYTMEDFLDHTYNTLFETEINRKIKREPALAMETSSKVFGGEENELQDSEEDRLAGNAQRDFVNELWVF; this is translated from the exons ATGATGTTCGATGGTTTTTCCTCCGTGATTCCGCGTAC AACGTTGCTTTCAAATCATCCCACAAATGATTATCCCAATGTTCCTGTGAATCTTCTATCCATTCTCGAACGACTTTCTACTTTCCCGACCGAAGAAAGCGAGTTAAATGCTTGGTGGGTGGCGGAGTTCTCGGCAAAACCACCGAAACCCAAAGCATCCAAAAAGTCATCTATCAATGCCGAAATGTCATCGGACGATGAAGCGTCACCAAAGACtggggaagaagaagaaaatgacgaTTGGCGGAAGTTCTTCGAAGATGAGCCATTGGCGGTGGATGGCAAGAAGGGTTCCGGTCAGCGTTTGCATATGATGACTATACATCAGTCCTTGCATTCGCTGTCTTCACACCGCGCTGTATTTACGCGAGCATGGCTCACACTGTTACCTCGCCTGGCTGTTCCTGGGAACATTGAAAAAAACAAGGCTTTGGCCACTAGAGCTTTAAACCTTATGCATCGCAGCGTTATGCCACACTTGACAAGACCTGTGCTAGTTATGGATTGGATCGGCGCCTGTGTGGACATTGGGGGATCCGTTGGTCTCCTAGCATTGAACGCACTGTTTGTGCTTATTAAAGAATATAACCT CGATTATCCATCATTTTATACTCGACTATATGCATTTCTTGATCGCGATGTTCTGCATCTTAAGCACCGCTCCCGTTTTTTTAGGCTGACGGAACTATTCCTGAGCTCAAC CCATCTTCCTTCTGCTTTGCTAGCATCTTTTGTGAAAAAATTGTCTCGCTTGTCAATCACTGCGCCTCCAGCTGCGATAGTCATGGTGATACCATTTACGTACAATATGCTCAAGAAACATCCCGCtttgatggtgatgattCATCGAGCCGATGTTGACGATTCTAATG ATCCCTTCTTGCCGGATGAAACGAATCCTATGCTGACCAATGCCCTCAGCAGCTCTTTATGGGAACTGATATCCCACAGCTCACATTATCACGCCCCCGTGTCGACTATGTGTAAGATTTTCTCCGAAGCTTTCACAAAACCCGGTTATACAATGGAAGACTTTTTGGATCACACATATAACACC TTGTTTGAGACTGAGATTAATAGAAAAATCAAACGAGAGCCAGCTTTAGCAATGGAAACTAGTAGCAAGGTttttggaggagaagagaatgAATTGCAAGATTCAGAGGAAGACCGACTCGCGGGAAATGCACAACGGGACTTCGTAAACGAGCTTTGGGTATTTTAA
- a CDS encoding putative secondary metabolism biosynthetic enzyme codes for MSSDIVVYLVTGANRPRGLGFSLVGHILRTHENAFVYAAVRDPAKAVALHELKEKYFDRLAIVECVSADVKSNSTMAKEIEERHGRVDTVIANAALLGAAASVHEVAVKDMEEHFRVNVVGPMVLFGAVYKLLKRSTNPRFIPISSPGGSLSGPIIEFPIGSVIYASTKATLNWIARKIHFENEWIIAFPLSPGEIDTDMFDFTVSVDNGGEYQNLIKTRGYGLPPATEVAASLLKIIDNSTREENGGAFMNVDGGTLPW; via the exons ATGTCCTCAGATATCGTTGTTTATCTTGTAACAGGTGCTAACCGTCCTCGTGGACTAG GATTCAGTCTCGTTGGGCATATTCTTCGTACACACGAGAATGCTTTTGTCTATGCTGCTGTCCGGGACCCGGCCAAGGCGGTTGCACTTCACGagttgaaagaaaaatacTTCGACAGGCTTGCGATCGTAGAGTGTGTTTCAGCTGATGTAAAGAGCAACTCAACGATGGCAAAGGAAATCGAGGAACGACACGGACGGGTTGATACCGTGATTGCTAACGCAG CGCTGTTGGGTGCTGCAGCTTCTGTTCATGAGGTTGCCGTTAAAGATATGGAAGAACATTTTAGA GTCAATGTAGTAGGCCCTATGGTCCTATTTGGTGCTGTGTACAAACTACTGAAGCGAAGCACAAATCCTCGCTTCATTCCCATCAGTAGTCCTGGAGGCAGTCTCAGTGGGCCCATTATCGAATTCCCGATTGGAAGTGTGATATATGCTTCTACCAAGGCTACATTGAACTGGATAGCACGTAAAATTCATTTCGAGAATGAATGGATTA TTGCGTTCCCCTTGTCACCAGGAGAAATAGATACCGATATGT TTGATTTCACCGTCTCTGTTGATAATGGCGGAGAATATCAGAATCTGATTAAGACACGGGGATACGGATTGCCGCCAGCCACAGAAGTGGCAGCCTCATTATTGAAAATCATTGACAATTCAACACGGGAGGAGAATGGAGGGGCGTTCATGAACGTAGATGGTGGTACCCTTCCATGGTAA
- a CDS encoding Longiborneol synthase CLM1 has translation MATVLPGKISKHVFEKAFPATLKDTGNVHQDWVVTFKAIIQKFVRDLDYQPEDPITDDNSTYRAVRSEFLMKYDNGNEWFDQMYRTAVTMGELPYRDHAPEIRLEVARFTCFLLHVDDLGNDFNTLDGLQMRILMGENSEGDFLQAFRQHLIGFYKLYDPIPANSITLSAIDCISGMLLEQDDSVREMKLSGSSKSWPNYLRRKTGCAEAYAFMLFPKALDVDLADYISIIEDISFFTNAVNDILSFYKEFLGGETDTYVFLRARISNKPLDETLRLVVDETIEAYARVTKALQFTKAFKTWKRYVNGYLGFHFTLARYRLNELGL, from the exons ATGGCCACTGTGCTACCGGGAAAAATCTCAAAGCACGTCTTCGAAAAAGCGTTTCCAGCCACTCTCAAAGATACTGGTAACGTCCATCAAGACTGGGTGGTCACCTTCAAAGCAATCATACAAAAATTTGTGCGAGACCTCGACTACCAACCAGAAGACCCTATTACAGACGACAATTCGACGTATAGAGCTGTACGATCCGAGTTTTTAATGAAGTACGACAATGGAAATGAATGGTTCGACCAAATGTACCGCACTGCGGTTACTATGGGAGAG CTTCCCTACCGTGATCATGCACCAGAAATTCGACTGGAAGTTGCTCGATTTACTTG CTTTCTACTTCATGTAGATGATCTCGGGAATGATTTTAACACTCTTGACGGTCTCCAGATGAGAATTCTTATGGGCGAAAACTCTGAGGGAGATTTTCTGCAAGCATTTCGACAACATCTCATTGGGTTTTACAAGCTCTATGATCCTATTCCTGCAAATTCAATAACACTATCAGCTATCGACTGTATCAGCGGCATGCTACTGGAACAAGATGATTCCGTTCGCGAAATGAAGCTTTCGGGCAGTTCAAAGTCATGGCCCAACTATTTGCGTAGAAAGACGGGTTGTGCCGAAGCCTATGCATTTATGCTCTTCCCGAAGGCCCTAGACGTTGATCTGGCTGATTACATTTCGATCATCGAggatatttctttttttacaaATGCTGTGAATGATATTCTATC ATTTTATAAAGAATTTCTCGGTGGTGAGACTGATACCTATGTATTCTTGCGTGCCCGGATTTCCAACAAGCCGCTCGATGAGACACTGCGACTTGTGGTTGATGAAACTATCGAGGCATATGCCAGAGTCACAAAAGCCCTGCAGTTTACAAAAGCATTCAAGACGTGGAAACGATATGTCAATGGGTATCT CGGTTTTCACTTTACCTTGGCACGTTATCGCCTAAACGAACTAGGATTATGA